From a single Myxococcota bacterium genomic region:
- a CDS encoding cation:proton antiporter, with protein MSLEFSELEILFLQALALMTTACLVVPVFKRVGLGGVLGYFASGVLVKWLFSASFSGHAAEELLHFAEFGVVLFLFVVGLELTPAALWRMRRDIFGLGLAQLLGCAALLGGAAYALLGRVEVATTIGFGLALSSTAVVMQLLDERGERGTRYGKKAFAVLLLQDLAIVPLLLGVEVLGAQGEGGAQGSGLGALAISAAAVALLVFAGRYLLTPLFHLVARSELRELMTASALAVVIGAAMLVDLAGLSYAMGAFIAGVMLAESAFRHEVEANIEPFRGLFLGLFFMAVGMSIDLGVVAAQWHVIAGATAGAMAIKAALVLGVGRIGSLDGASSRKLAVALCQHGEFGFVLFGAAATAGVLSPELGSTLIAIVGMSMALSPLLFAAEQRFTREEPEVLEEDFTDAGAPVLVVGFGRFGQIIAQMLFTTGVGATILDRDAERVREARSFGFRVHFGDGSRAEVLRAAGGAEACMIVVACGLATETDQTVAAIQRTFPDTPVLARAFDRRHAIRLRQGGVERIVRETFDGAISMGASVLEELGQPREVVRSVARDVRSRDLERLRHQIAGADPTDLMRVRPEPLRRS; from the coding sequence GTGTCCCTGGAATTCTCCGAGCTCGAGATCCTCTTCCTGCAGGCCCTCGCGCTAATGACGACCGCCTGCCTGGTCGTTCCCGTCTTCAAGCGTGTGGGGCTGGGTGGCGTGCTCGGCTACTTCGCTTCTGGCGTGCTCGTGAAGTGGCTCTTCTCGGCGAGCTTCTCCGGCCACGCCGCCGAAGAGCTGCTGCACTTCGCCGAGTTCGGCGTCGTCCTGTTCCTGTTCGTCGTCGGCCTGGAGCTGACGCCCGCCGCGCTGTGGCGCATGCGCCGGGACATCTTCGGATTGGGGCTGGCCCAGCTCCTCGGCTGCGCGGCGCTCCTCGGAGGCGCCGCATACGCACTGCTCGGGCGCGTCGAAGTCGCCACCACCATTGGGTTCGGGCTGGCGCTCTCGTCGACCGCCGTCGTGATGCAGCTCCTCGACGAACGAGGCGAGCGCGGCACGCGTTACGGCAAGAAGGCGTTTGCGGTGCTGTTGCTGCAAGACCTGGCCATCGTGCCGCTGCTGCTCGGCGTCGAGGTTCTGGGCGCGCAGGGCGAGGGCGGTGCGCAAGGCAGTGGACTCGGAGCCCTCGCGATCTCCGCGGCTGCCGTTGCCTTGTTGGTGTTCGCCGGTCGCTACCTGCTGACGCCCCTCTTCCACCTGGTGGCGCGCAGCGAGCTGCGCGAGCTGATGACCGCGAGCGCGCTGGCCGTCGTGATCGGGGCCGCGATGCTGGTCGACCTCGCGGGGCTGTCCTACGCCATGGGCGCTTTCATCGCGGGGGTGATGCTCGCCGAGTCGGCCTTCCGCCACGAGGTCGAGGCGAACATCGAACCGTTTCGCGGGCTGTTCCTCGGACTCTTCTTCATGGCCGTGGGCATGTCGATCGATCTCGGTGTGGTCGCGGCCCAATGGCACGTGATCGCCGGCGCCACCGCGGGCGCGATGGCGATCAAGGCCGCACTCGTGCTCGGCGTCGGACGCATCGGCAGTCTCGACGGGGCATCGAGTCGCAAGCTCGCCGTGGCGCTGTGCCAGCACGGTGAGTTCGGCTTCGTTCTCTTCGGGGCCGCGGCCACCGCCGGCGTCCTGTCCCCGGAGCTCGGTTCTACGCTGATCGCCATCGTGGGGATGTCGATGGCGCTCTCCCCGCTGCTGTTTGCGGCGGAGCAACGCTTCACCCGAGAAGAACCCGAAGTGCTGGAAGAGGACTTCACCGATGCGGGCGCTCCGGTGCTGGTGGTCGGTTTCGGTCGCTTCGGACAGATCATCGCGCAGATGTTGTTCACGACCGGCGTGGGCGCGACGATCCTCGATCGTGACGCCGAACGGGTGCGCGAGGCCCGATCCTTCGGCTTCCGCGTCCACTTTGGCGATGGCAGTCGCGCTGAAGTCCTGCGCGCCGCGGGCGGGGCGGAGGCCTGCATGATCGTGGTGGCGTGCGGCCTGGCGACGGAGACGGATCAGACCGTCGCGGCGATCCAGCGCACGTTCCCCGACACCCCCGTGCTCGCCCGCGCCTTCGACCGGCGACACGCGATTCGACTGCGCCAGGGCGGCGTCGAACGGATCGTGCGCGAGACCTTCGACGGGGCGATCTCGATGGGCGCTTCGGTGCTCGAGGAGCTGGGGCAGCCGCGGGAGGTGGTTCGCTCGGTGGCCCGGGATGTCCGCAGCCGCGATCTGGAACGTCTCCGGCACCAGATCGCGGGCGCCGACCCCACCGACTTGATGCGGGTGCGCCCCGAACCGCTGCGCCGCAGCTAA
- a CDS encoding TolC family protein — protein sequence MLTLVFLFWAQAAESRSARVVRIGVVSDGEFILEPLDEILRSEIRDLLEGEFRVEFPESAQVTVGATPETSRDLLEQVLASPEVDMVVALGPVGTAALATIDPLPKPAFGTTVIDRELQGFPITPEGTSGRRNLAYLVDDLSIGEALETFAELAHTERLALLLDRTLADELSEVVVAVGGETESRGVRIRPIAFERPIEATLEKLPEDVDGILLGSLLTFSAAEVETLAAAIAERKLPSFALVSSREVELGMLVTAASSADSRQLGRRVALMIQDTLLGARPEDLPVAREVRREMTLNLATARKIGLPVRFDVMEKAVLIHPGGMPGAVPLSIDAAIERSLAENLDLRSQDRVVAAGREDVWQALSLLLPSASANSVVGWSGGNPNPESRTTSAGLTAQQVLFDESLIGNLTIARYGQEAVEAVREQVRQDLVQATGTAYLEVLRAATALRIQRENLRVTRANLELARTRKRIGTASAGEVYRWESEEANATRDLVLARATDRNARTSFNRVLNVPLEKPYDLDDVTIEQISPIFSARELEPYFEAPALMEHVREYVVARALQFAPELAVVDAQVKAQERLLDTRGRTFYLPRLLATAQADRIFDQDVGAVKGDESRSWSAGVQASIPLAEGGGRVAELRQAREELAQLRIDRRSEAQQVEERVRTAANTAQASFVAIDLTARAAEAGRRTLELVTDAYSRGAVDVLDLLDAQNNALASEQLAANAVYDHAIDLLALQRAGGEFELLETPSQRSNRVERMLEFLSDRTGTFGVGPTPIP from the coding sequence ATGCTGACGTTGGTTTTCCTGTTCTGGGCGCAAGCAGCCGAGTCCCGCAGCGCGCGGGTCGTGCGCATCGGCGTGGTCTCCGACGGCGAGTTCATCCTCGAACCTCTCGACGAGATCCTCCGCAGCGAGATCCGCGACCTGCTCGAAGGCGAGTTCCGGGTCGAGTTTCCGGAATCGGCGCAGGTCACGGTCGGGGCCACGCCCGAGACATCGCGCGATCTGCTCGAGCAGGTGCTGGCGTCCCCGGAGGTCGACATGGTCGTGGCCCTGGGTCCCGTCGGTACGGCGGCGCTCGCAACGATCGATCCGCTGCCGAAGCCGGCCTTCGGGACCACGGTGATCGACCGGGAGTTGCAGGGCTTTCCGATCACGCCCGAGGGCACGAGTGGTCGCCGGAACCTCGCCTATCTGGTGGACGATCTCTCGATCGGAGAAGCCCTCGAAACCTTCGCCGAACTCGCGCATACCGAGCGGCTCGCGCTGCTGCTGGATCGCACCCTCGCCGACGAACTCTCGGAGGTCGTCGTCGCCGTCGGAGGAGAGACCGAGTCACGAGGCGTCCGGATCCGACCGATCGCCTTCGAGCGTCCGATCGAAGCCACCCTGGAGAAACTCCCCGAGGACGTCGACGGCATCCTGCTCGGCTCCCTGTTGACCTTCTCGGCAGCCGAGGTGGAGACGCTCGCCGCGGCGATCGCCGAGCGGAAGCTCCCGAGCTTCGCGCTGGTGAGCTCGCGCGAGGTCGAGCTGGGCATGCTGGTCACCGCGGCCTCGTCGGCCGACTCGCGCCAGCTCGGACGGCGTGTCGCGCTGATGATCCAGGATACGCTGCTCGGCGCCCGTCCCGAAGATCTACCCGTGGCCCGCGAGGTCCGGCGCGAGATGACCCTCAACCTCGCGACGGCGCGGAAGATCGGGCTGCCGGTGCGCTTCGATGTGATGGAGAAGGCGGTGTTGATCCATCCCGGCGGCATGCCCGGCGCCGTCCCGCTGTCGATCGATGCAGCCATCGAACGCTCGCTCGCAGAGAACCTCGACCTGCGTTCGCAGGACCGGGTCGTGGCCGCGGGCCGAGAGGATGTGTGGCAGGCGCTGTCGCTGCTGCTGCCGTCGGCGTCGGCCAACAGCGTCGTGGGCTGGTCCGGTGGGAACCCGAACCCCGAGTCGCGCACGACCTCGGCGGGCCTGACCGCCCAGCAGGTGCTCTTCGACGAGAGCCTGATCGGAAACCTGACGATCGCGCGCTACGGCCAGGAGGCGGTGGAGGCGGTGCGGGAACAGGTCCGCCAGGACCTCGTGCAGGCCACGGGAACGGCCTACCTCGAGGTGCTGCGCGCCGCGACCGCACTCCGCATCCAGCGCGAGAACCTGCGCGTGACCCGGGCCAACCTCGAGCTGGCCCGCACGCGAAAGCGGATCGGCACGGCGTCGGCCGGGGAGGTCTACCGCTGGGAGAGCGAAGAGGCGAACGCGACCCGCGATCTGGTGCTCGCGCGGGCCACGGACCGCAACGCGCGCACATCCTTCAACCGTGTTCTCAACGTTCCCCTCGAGAAGCCCTACGACCTTGATGATGTGACGATCGAACAGATCAGCCCGATCTTCTCGGCGCGCGAACTCGAGCCGTACTTCGAGGCGCCCGCCTTGATGGAACACGTCCGGGAGTACGTCGTGGCGCGCGCCCTCCAGTTCGCGCCCGAGCTGGCCGTGGTCGACGCCCAGGTGAAGGCCCAGGAGCGCTTGCTCGACACGCGGGGGCGCACCTTCTACCTGCCGCGCTTGCTGGCCACGGCCCAGGCCGACCGGATCTTCGACCAGGACGTCGGTGCGGTGAAGGGCGACGAATCGCGCAGCTGGTCGGCCGGGGTGCAGGCGTCGATTCCCCTCGCCGAAGGTGGCGGCCGAGTCGCCGAGCTGCGCCAGGCCCGCGAAGAGCTCGCCCAGCTGCGCATCGACCGCCGCTCGGAAGCCCAGCAGGTCGAGGAGCGCGTGCGGACGGCCGCGAACACCGCCCAGGCGAGCTTCGTGGCGATCGATCTCACGGCGCGCGCCGCCGAGGCCGGCCGGCGCACCCTCGAACTCGTGACCGACGCCTATTCGCGCGGTGCAGTCGACGTGCTCGACCTCCTCGATGCCCAGAACAACGCGCTGGCGTCGGAGCAGCTCGCTGCCAATGCGGTCTACGATCACGCGATCGATCTCCTGGCCCTGCAGCGCGCCGGCGGGGAGTTCGAGCTGCTGGAAACGCCGAGCCAGCGCTCGAACCGGGTCGAACGCATGCTGGAGTTCCTGTCGGACCGCACCGGGACGTTCGGCGTAGGCCCGACCCCGATCCCATGA
- a CDS encoding efflux RND transporter periplasmic adaptor subunit codes for MRYPLRENSTRSFLTSLTVGLCLTMALACEEEAALEREVIRSVVTTRIEAPGERRKRVFSGTAQSRDRTELSFQVSGKIQAIHHGTGDQVPAGTLIAELEPTDFDLALREARAASSQAAAEARNASANYRRVRALYEREGVSREELDQARTAEETTQANASVASNRVRQAEQQLAYTKLYTPSDGAISAVPADAGENIQAGEPVAIFQTGGPPEVIIAMPENLIPAVNEDDPVEVGFDAFPDARYDAVVREVGIAPDEGGTTYPVTVQIDADWAQIRPGMSADVAFSFALDEQDAVILPVGAVGRDRSGHYVFVVEPEAEAETQTETARLERFGTTRKRYVEVAEIVDEGIALRDGVRGGERIVIAGVPRVQDGLRVRILDEGDWP; via the coding sequence ATGAGGTATCCGTTGCGCGAGAACAGCACTCGGTCGTTCCTGACCTCGTTGACCGTCGGGCTCTGCCTGACGATGGCGCTGGCGTGCGAGGAGGAGGCCGCGCTCGAGCGCGAGGTGATCCGCAGCGTCGTCACCACCCGCATCGAGGCGCCGGGCGAGCGGCGCAAGCGGGTCTTCAGCGGGACCGCCCAGTCCCGCGATCGCACGGAGCTGAGCTTCCAGGTGAGCGGCAAGATCCAGGCGATCCATCACGGGACCGGCGATCAGGTCCCGGCCGGAACCCTGATCGCGGAGCTCGAACCGACCGACTTCGATCTGGCGCTGCGCGAGGCGCGCGCCGCATCGAGCCAGGCCGCTGCGGAGGCGCGCAACGCATCCGCGAACTACCGCCGCGTTCGCGCACTCTACGAGCGGGAGGGCGTGTCCCGCGAAGAACTCGATCAGGCCCGCACAGCGGAAGAGACTACCCAGGCGAACGCGAGCGTCGCCTCGAACCGCGTTCGCCAGGCCGAACAGCAGCTGGCCTACACGAAGCTCTACACGCCGAGCGACGGCGCCATCAGCGCCGTGCCAGCCGATGCAGGCGAGAACATCCAGGCCGGCGAACCCGTCGCGATCTTCCAGACCGGCGGTCCTCCGGAAGTCATCATCGCGATGCCCGAGAATCTGATTCCCGCCGTCAACGAGGACGACCCGGTCGAGGTCGGCTTCGACGCGTTTCCCGACGCGCGCTACGACGCGGTCGTGCGCGAAGTGGGGATCGCCCCCGACGAGGGTGGGACCACGTATCCGGTCACCGTCCAGATCGACGCCGACTGGGCGCAGATCCGCCCGGGCATGAGCGCCGACGTGGCGTTCTCCTTCGCGCTGGACGAGCAGGACGCCGTGATCCTCCCGGTCGGAGCCGTGGGGCGGGACCGCTCGGGTCACTACGTCTTCGTGGTCGAGCCGGAGGCCGAGGCCGAGACCCAGACGGAGACGGCGAGACTCGAGCGCTTCGGCACGACCCGAAAGCGCTACGTCGAGGTCGCGGAGATCGTGGACGAAGGAATCGCCCTCCGCGACGGCGTGCGCGGAGGCGAGCGCATCGTGATCGCCGGTGTGCCGCGGGTTCAGGACGGCCTGCGCGTGCGGATCCTGGACGAGGGCGACTGGCCGTGA
- a CDS encoding efflux RND transporter permease subunit — MSLTELAISRDRITAIATLLILVSGTSTYFSMPRDEDPGFLIRVATVRTMFPGASPTRVEQLVTDRIETAVRQIPELEKVTSQSREGISLVTVELRDEIFDLQPVWDDLRRKVEAIEGDLPDGIQGPFVDDEVGDVYGILISVTGPGYAYRDLYEVAKDTRDELLLLVDAAKVEIYGAQEERIFLEFTNTRLAEYGLSPAMLKDILAAQNILSAGGSVVVDSERLSLEPTGNFETQEQLAEAAIAIPSGELVPLRDMVDVRRGYIDPPRVLRRANGAPALGLAVSMRDGGNLIELGEQVTGVLDRVRPRFPLGIELELAQFQPEIVSRKVSEFESNLLQSVAIVAGVMLITLGLRTGLIVASLVPSAMVFAIAVMGGLEIGLDQMSLAALIIALGMLVDNAIVMSESIMVQMAAGKRAVAAAVDSAKELAVPLLTSSLTTAAAFLPIYLAENASGEYTAPIFKVVTITLLCSWLVSLTLIPLLCVRFLRVEPQDENFETPFYRRYRGVLATALRRPWLSLAAMVGVLFFALFCFRFLPNIFFPDNDRPLLVGEFAFPFGTAIEHTAEATTRIESYIQENLRVDASRSEGVTDWVTYVGDGGPRFTLGYNSEESAPYIAAMLINATNRETSIEAGRALETWANESFPGLKATVRPLQTGPGGWPPIQIEIAGRELDPLFAIVDEVKQQLRETPGTRLIDDDWGAQAKKLVIRIDQERARRAGLTSQDVAVSLQSYLSGLEATDFREGEELIPITLRSAVRGRADLGALESINVSSQASGTAVPLKQIADVEPVWEPGIIRRRDRLRTVTVEAAPTAGVTSAEIVGSLAPWLEARSAEWPQGYAFRFAGEFEDSSAANDAIGEKLPIAGLAIAMLLVLQFNSLRKPTIILLTIPFGLIGVVFGLLVARSYFGFMTLLGVISLSGIIINNAIVLIDRIQIELDGGLTPFEAVLQAAQRRLRPILLTTATTAGGLIPLWLGGGPMFEPMAIAILFGLLFGTALTLGLVPILYTIFYRVETR; from the coding sequence GTGAGCCTCACCGAGCTCGCGATCTCGCGGGATCGCATCACCGCCATCGCGACGCTCCTGATCCTCGTCTCGGGGACGAGCACCTACTTCTCGATGCCGCGGGACGAGGATCCGGGCTTCCTGATCCGGGTCGCGACCGTGCGGACGATGTTCCCGGGTGCGAGTCCCACCCGCGTGGAGCAGCTCGTCACCGATCGCATCGAGACCGCGGTCCGGCAGATCCCGGAGCTGGAGAAGGTCACCAGCCAGTCGCGCGAGGGCATTTCGCTCGTCACGGTCGAGTTGCGCGACGAGATCTTCGACCTGCAGCCGGTGTGGGACGACCTGCGACGCAAGGTCGAGGCGATCGAGGGGGATCTGCCCGACGGGATCCAGGGGCCGTTCGTCGACGACGAGGTCGGCGATGTCTACGGCATCCTGATCTCGGTCACCGGGCCGGGCTATGCCTACCGCGACCTCTATGAGGTGGCCAAGGACACGCGGGACGAGCTGCTCCTGCTCGTGGACGCGGCGAAGGTCGAGATCTACGGCGCCCAGGAGGAGCGCATCTTCCTCGAGTTCACGAACACGCGCCTGGCCGAGTACGGGCTCTCCCCCGCGATGCTCAAAGACATTCTGGCTGCCCAGAACATCCTCTCGGCCGGGGGCAGCGTGGTCGTCGACAGCGAGCGCCTCTCCCTCGAACCCACCGGGAACTTCGAGACCCAGGAACAGCTCGCCGAGGCGGCGATCGCGATCCCGTCCGGCGAGCTCGTACCGCTCCGCGACATGGTCGACGTGCGGCGCGGCTACATCGACCCGCCACGCGTGCTGCGTCGCGCGAACGGCGCCCCTGCGCTGGGGCTCGCCGTCTCGATGCGCGACGGCGGCAACCTGATCGAGCTCGGCGAGCAGGTGACGGGAGTGCTCGATCGCGTGAGGCCGCGCTTCCCGCTCGGCATCGAGCTCGAGCTGGCTCAGTTTCAGCCGGAGATCGTGAGCCGCAAGGTGAGCGAGTTCGAGTCGAATCTGCTCCAGTCGGTCGCCATCGTGGCAGGCGTCATGCTGATCACGCTGGGCCTGCGCACCGGGCTGATCGTCGCGTCGCTGGTGCCGAGTGCGATGGTGTTTGCGATCGCCGTGATGGGCGGTCTCGAGATCGGACTCGACCAGATGTCGCTGGCCGCGTTGATCATCGCCCTCGGCATGCTCGTGGACAACGCAATCGTGATGTCCGAGTCGATCATGGTCCAGATGGCGGCAGGGAAGCGGGCGGTGGCCGCGGCGGTCGACAGCGCGAAAGAGCTGGCGGTCCCGCTGCTGACCTCGTCGCTCACGACCGCAGCGGCCTTCCTTCCGATCTATCTGGCCGAGAACGCGTCTGGCGAGTACACGGCCCCGATCTTCAAGGTCGTGACGATCACGCTGCTTTGTTCCTGGCTGGTGTCGCTGACCCTGATACCGCTGCTCTGCGTGCGCTTCCTCCGGGTCGAACCCCAGGACGAGAACTTCGAGACTCCCTTCTACCGGCGCTACCGGGGCGTGCTGGCCACCGCGCTGCGCCGACCCTGGTTGTCGTTGGCCGCGATGGTCGGCGTCCTGTTCTTCGCGCTCTTCTGTTTCCGGTTCCTCCCGAACATCTTCTTCCCGGACAACGACCGTCCGCTCCTCGTGGGCGAGTTCGCGTTCCCCTTCGGCACGGCGATCGAACACACGGCCGAGGCGACGACCCGGATCGAGTCGTACATCCAGGAGAACCTGCGCGTCGACGCGTCGCGCAGCGAAGGCGTCACCGACTGGGTGACCTACGTCGGAGACGGCGGGCCCCGCTTCACGCTCGGATACAACTCGGAGGAGTCGGCGCCCTACATCGCGGCGATGCTGATCAACGCGACGAATCGCGAGACCAGCATCGAGGCCGGTCGCGCGCTGGAAACCTGGGCGAACGAGAGCTTCCCCGGGCTGAAGGCGACGGTCCGCCCGCTGCAGACCGGTCCGGGGGGCTGGCCGCCGATCCAGATCGAGATCGCGGGCCGCGAGCTCGATCCGCTCTTCGCGATCGTCGACGAGGTGAAGCAGCAGCTGCGGGAAACGCCGGGGACGCGCCTGATCGACGATGACTGGGGGGCGCAGGCAAAGAAGCTCGTGATCCGGATCGACCAGGAGCGCGCGCGCCGGGCCGGGCTGACCAGCCAGGACGTGGCGGTATCCCTCCAGAGCTATCTCTCGGGGCTCGAGGCGACCGACTTCCGCGAGGGCGAGGAGCTCATCCCGATCACGCTGCGGTCGGCCGTGCGCGGGCGCGCGGACCTCGGCGCGCTGGAGAGCATCAACGTCTCGTCGCAGGCCTCGGGCACCGCGGTGCCCCTGAAACAGATCGCCGACGTCGAGCCGGTCTGGGAGCCGGGGATCATCCGGCGTCGCGACCGGCTGCGCACCGTCACCGTCGAGGCGGCCCCGACCGCCGGCGTGACCTCGGCGGAGATCGTGGGCAGCCTCGCGCCGTGGCTGGAGGCGCGCAGCGCCGAGTGGCCGCAGGGCTACGCGTTCCGCTTTGCGGGCGAGTTCGAGGACTCGAGCGCGGCGAACGACGCGATCGGCGAGAAGCTGCCGATTGCGGGATTGGCCATCGCGATGCTGCTCGTCCTCCAGTTCAACTCGCTTCGCAAGCCGACGATCATCCTGCTGACGATTCCCTTCGGCCTGATCGGAGTGGTGTTCGGGCTGCTGGTGGCCCGGAGCTACTTCGGGTTCATGACCCTGCTGGGGGTGATCTCGTTGTCCGGCATCATCATCAACAACGCGATCGTGTTGATCGACCGGATCCAGATCGAGCTCGACGGCGGGCTCACGCCCTTCGAGGCGGTGCTCCAGGCCGCTCAGCGTCGCCTGCGACCCATCCTGCTCACGACGGCGACCACCGCCGGCGGCCTGATTCCGCTCTGGCTCGGAGGCGGGCCGATGTTCGAGCCGATGGCGATCGCCATCCTGTTCGGCCTGCTCTTCGGCACGGCCCTCACCCTCGGCCTGGTCCCGATCCTCTACACGATCTTCTACCGCGTGGAGACGCGCTGA
- a CDS encoding spondin domain-containing protein, with translation MRSIRLGLLGGLVLGLLATPAFADSGARYRVTVTNITKGQTFTPILVTTHSPRIGLFEPGTPASPELEVLAEDGGTGPLTELLEGLGSRLVADVETIPGLLAPGESRSVEIRARRRSRLSAAAMLIPTNDTFFGLDTVRLPLYGSATYYAPAYDAGTEENDQNCANMPGPRCDGDGLSAEPAEGDEGFVAIGNGFHDIGTVDAEGNEILGPFVYDWRNPVVRIDVQRLY, from the coding sequence ATGCGCTCCATTCGCCTCGGACTCCTGGGAGGCCTCGTTCTCGGCCTCCTCGCCACGCCCGCCTTCGCCGACTCGGGTGCCCGCTACCGGGTGACCGTCACGAACATCACCAAGGGCCAGACCTTCACCCCGATCCTCGTCACCACCCATTCCCCGCGCATCGGCCTCTTCGAGCCGGGGACGCCCGCGTCGCCCGAACTCGAGGTGCTCGCCGAGGACGGCGGAACGGGGCCCCTCACCGAGCTGCTCGAGGGCCTCGGATCACGACTGGTCGCCGATGTCGAGACGATCCCGGGGCTGCTGGCGCCGGGCGAGTCGCGCAGCGTCGAGATCCGTGCACGCCGTCGCAGTCGGCTCAGCGCCGCGGCGATGCTGATCCCCACCAACGACACCTTCTTCGGCCTGGACACGGTGCGCCTGCCGCTCTACGGCAGCGCCACCTACTACGCGCCCGCCTACGACGCGGGCACCGAAGAGAACGACCAGAACTGCGCGAACATGCCGGGGCCGCGCTGCGACGGAGACGGACTGTCTGCCGAGCCGGCCGAAGGCGACGAGGGCTTCGTCGCGATCGGGAACGGCTTCCACGACATCGGGACCGTGGACGCCGAGGGCAACGAGATTCTCGGGCCCTTCGTCTACGACTGGCGTAACCCGGTGGTGCGCATCGACGTACAGAGGCTCTACTGA
- a CDS encoding sigma-70 family RNA polymerase sigma factor, whose protein sequence is MRELREDESEDERWLRWSRWMSQSQDGDREAYAELMRELARVIDAFVRARFGTSPFVDDCVQESLLSIHRARASYDPRRPFRPWLFAVVRRRVIDCLRADSRRAREAPLDTAPAAFSVDPARPLDGERILARLTPQQSEALIMTKFYGHSIAEAARSAGVSETAMKARVHRAVSEARRALEREGRGRLLAGFSPREEQL, encoded by the coding sequence ATGCGCGAGCTGCGAGAAGACGAATCCGAAGACGAACGATGGTTGCGCTGGTCGCGCTGGATGTCCCAATCCCAGGACGGCGACCGTGAGGCCTACGCCGAGCTCATGCGGGAACTCGCCCGCGTGATCGACGCCTTCGTGCGCGCGCGCTTCGGGACGTCCCCCTTCGTGGATGATTGTGTGCAGGAGTCACTGCTCTCCATTCACCGGGCCCGGGCGAGTTACGACCCCAGGCGACCCTTCCGGCCCTGGCTCTTCGCGGTCGTGCGGCGCCGGGTGATCGACTGCCTGCGGGCCGACTCCCGGCGGGCCCGGGAGGCCCCGCTGGACACGGCGCCCGCAGCCTTCAGCGTGGACCCCGCGCGCCCGTTGGACGGCGAGCGGATCCTGGCCCGACTCACGCCCCAACAGAGCGAGGCGCTCATCATGACGAAGTTCTACGGTCACTCGATCGCAGAGGCAGCGCGCTCCGCGGGGGTTTCGGAGACGGCGATGAAGGCGCGGGTGCACCGGGCGGTTTCGGAAGCGCGACGCGCGTTGGAGCGGGAAGGGCGTGGACGTCTGCTCGCTGGATTCTCGCCGCGCGAGGAGCAGCTTTGA
- a CDS encoding NrsF family protein yields MKPELDAWIEQVSEDLEPVRWPGAVLPRLLAFALVGGGFVAALVSSTGSLRVGALQALLEEPRFLLECGVGLAVSVAAGFFALRAGIPGDRTARTGLVLVIGGIALWAGLVVSSGVWPIFEPSMAGKRPGCEWQTLLFALPGLALGLFLVRGLAPFDRAIAGGLIGAGAMALPALAMQLACMYDPHHALTHHGLPGLGVVALGVALGPIVLRRI; encoded by the coding sequence TTGAAACCCGAACTCGACGCCTGGATCGAGCAGGTCAGTGAAGACCTCGAACCCGTCCGCTGGCCTGGAGCCGTGTTGCCGAGGCTGCTCGCCTTTGCCCTGGTGGGAGGCGGCTTCGTGGCTGCGCTCGTGTCGAGTACCGGTTCGCTTCGCGTGGGAGCGCTCCAGGCATTGCTCGAGGAGCCACGCTTCCTGCTGGAATGCGGGGTGGGGCTGGCCGTCTCGGTCGCGGCCGGGTTCTTCGCGCTGCGCGCCGGCATTCCCGGCGACCGCACGGCGCGCACGGGCCTCGTGCTGGTGATCGGCGGCATCGCGCTCTGGGCGGGGCTCGTGGTCAGCAGCGGCGTCTGGCCGATCTTCGAGCCTTCGATGGCGGGGAAGCGCCCGGGCTGCGAGTGGCAGACCCTGCTGTTCGCACTCCCCGGGCTTGCCCTCGGGCTTTTCCTCGTACGCGGGCTGGCCCCCTTCGATCGCGCGATCGCGGGTGGGCTGATCGGCGCGGGCGCGATGGCGCTGCCCGCGCTCGCGATGCAGCTGGCCTGCATGTACGACCCCCACCACGCGCTCACGCATCATGGTCTGCCAGGTCTCGGGGTCGTGGCGTTGGGCGTTGCGCTCGGGCCGATCGTTCTGCGGCGGATCTAG